In Macrobrachium nipponense isolate FS-2020 chromosome 25, ASM1510439v2, whole genome shotgun sequence, one genomic interval encodes:
- the LOC135199352 gene encoding lysosomal cholesterol signaling protein-like isoform X3, whose protein sequence is MDCSKVFHYGIFDLPLPCRFKMSPVANLETDIALPTPAAYGQLDFLKMPANHSDSGGGGGGGGMEPAAAAVNGSFLAGDNSDPGDIAFSNLYPAVIECFVIIFCGYLAGRCNLISQTESKGLSTFVGTFSLPSLIFLSMAKLDFSSVNWLFLLSICISKSIVFVLVVLVTLLVYRPVDFGKAGLFAIFCTQSNDFALGYPIIAALYGKTHPEFASYLYLVAPISLVFLNPIGFIFMEIGKRHKSGDDASEGFSQSAGGKELGCRMVLYILRDVLLNPIVLMTALGIIGNFIFEHNLPNILGGILKVMGQAFSASALFLLGLRMVGKVQTLKGAGLVVPGILIATKTLILPLVTREVVSLLHPGNNANETADYSNYGFLYGTFPTAPGVFVFASQYNLAIDLVASAMVACTFLSAPLMFVSAKMVTLVRINPLDYVKELESILFNVSIIGLICTLWVIAVFILSRKWRKVPHFVTLCLAVSQVIACLGALMWSVQECNHTWKLYLQFILFSWGVFSSRLWTAILAIVLFLLRWRSLCFVLRLRPFLALIGWGVPGILVLVLILIVQQETDVANKHDPNFQYGTAQAIVALLLLWFSLFTTMVCLILHQRHEKRYAQYESLLNLDDSEDPRSRTPRGSPRSSTTEAPRINSNGLLHSLSTHSIVEESSTAENPDGNDDSVSSDSDSLFSPHDELSMGSRYRCEGRRKENTTEIIQRYASTSQLTEPMETSIVRDRDDEFQMMRHIVLLLFLCGSMIVGFALCMWTLVTEEVNGVYVELVFLDIVLNFGQGFFTAAIFGMDTKLIVMPLLKLWRRISHGAPTVKVPSWEELDPLTKQTCEQFTSYHMDKCIRDIVRDRRWRLKNLPAVFAGKELVDWLLMVGLARDRTDAVKYGRQLLQGCIIRHIDNLHHFHDQPLFYTFKTTESRAE, encoded by the exons ATGGATTGCAGTAAG GTGTTCCATTATGGCATCTTCGACCTGCCCCTACCCTGCCGGTTCAAGATGTCTCCCGTCGCCAACCTCGAGACAGACATAGCTTTGCCTACGCCAGCA gctTATGGGCAACTTGACTTCTTGAAGATGCCGGCAAACCACTCGGAcagcggtgggggtgggggtggaggtggtATGGAGCCGGCGGCAGCTGCTGTCAACGGCTCGTTCCTGGCTGGCGACAACTCGGATCCTGGCGACATAGCCTTCTCTAATCTCTACCCAGCTGTGATCGAGTGCTTTGTCATCATATTCTGTGG GTATCTTGCAGGACGATGCAACCTTATATCTCAGACAGAGTCCAAGGGTTTGAGTACCTTTGTTGGGACATTTTCTCTGCcatctttaattttcttgtcaATGGCAAAACTAGATTTCAG CTCAGTAAACTGGCTCTTCCTTCTGTCAATATGCATATCCAAGTCAATAGTCTTCGTTTTGGTTGTGCTGGTCACACTACTTGTCTACAGACCAGTTGACTTTGGAAAGGCTGGCCTCTTTGCCATATTCTGCACTCAGAGCAATGATTTTGCCCTTGGATATCCCATAA TTGCTGCGTTGTATGGTAAAACCCACCCAGAATTTGCCTCATACCTCTACCTAGTGGCACCCATATCTCTCGTCTTCCTCAACCCTATAGGATTTATATTTATggag ATTGGAAAGCGTCACAAAAGTGGAGACGATGCCAGCGAGGGCTTTAGCCAATCAGCTGGGGGCAAAGAATTGGGGTGCCGAATGGTCCTCTACATCCTGAGAGATGTGCTGTTAAATCCCATTGTTCTTATGACAGCTCTGGGAATCATAGGAAACTTCATCTTTGAACATAATCTTCCAAACATCCTGGGTGGCATTTTGAAA GTTATGGGGCAAGCCTTTTCTGCGTCAGCCCTGTTTCTACTTGGCTTGAGGATGGTCGGGAAGGTGCAGACTCTGAAAGGTGCTGGATTGGTTGTGCCAGGAATTCTGATCGCAACGAAGAC GTTGATTCTTCCTCTAGTTACGCGGGAAGTTGTTAGTCTTTTACACCCTGGAAACAACGCCAATGAAACTGCAGATTATAGTAATTACGGCTTCTTGTACGGAACTTTCCCCACTGCGCCTGGAGTTTTCGTATTTGCTTCACAGTACAACCTCGCTATTGATCTG GTTGCAAGCGCAATGGTAGCCTGCACATTCCTGTCAGCTCCTTTGATGTTTGTGTCGGCCAAAATGGTAACTCTAGTCAGAATCAATCCTCTGGACTATGTGAAAGAGTTGGAATCCATATTATTTAATGTCAGCATCATTGGACTCATATGTACT CTGTGGGTCATCGCCGTCTTTATTTTAAGCCGCAAGTGGCGTAAAGTCCCACACTTTGTCACTCTGTGTTTGGCAGTATCACAGGTCATCGCCTGCCTAG GGGCACTGATGTGGTCCGTCCAAGAATGCAACCACACGTGGAAGTTGTATTTACAATTCATACTTTTCTCGTGGGGCGTATTTTCATCTAGATTATGGACGGCTATTCTAGCCATCGTTCTGTTCCTCCTTCGCTGGCGTTCCCTTTGTTTCGTGTTGAGGCTCCGCCCATTTCTGGCACTTATAGGATGggg AGTCCCTGGAATTTTGGTTCTGGTACTAATCCTCATCGTCCAGCAAGAAACTGACGTTGCCAATAAGCACGACCCCAATTTCCAGTACGGCACAGCTCAAGCTATCGTCGCGTTACTCTTGTTGTGGTTTAGCCTCTTTA CAACCATGGTGTGCTTGATATTACATCAGCGCCACGAGAAACGATATGCGCAGTACGAGTCGCTCTTGAACCTCGATGACTCCGAAGACCCAAGGTCTCGTACACCAAGAGGGTCGCCACGGTCGTCCACAACAGAAGCCCCAAGAATCA ATTCTAATGGTTTGCTGCATTCGCTGTCAACTCATTCCATCGTTGAGGAGTCGAGCACGGCTGAAAATCCCGACGGAAACGACGACTCGGTCTCCTCTGACAGTGACAG CTTGTTCAGTCCTCACGATGAATTAAGCATGGGGAGTCGCTATAGGTGTGAGGGTCGCCGTAAGGAGAACACCACAGAAATCATCCAGCGATATGCTTCCACGTCGCAGCTCACCGAACCTATGGAGACGTCTATTGTCCGGGATCGAGACGACGAATTCCAGATGATGAGACACATTGTGCTTCTGCTCTTCCTTTGTGGCTCAATGATTGTG GGCTTTGCTCTCTGCATGTGGACACTTGTAACAGAAGAGGTCAATGGCGTGTATGTGGAGTTGGTCTTTCTTGACATCGTCCTGAACTTTGGACAAGGATTCTTCACAGCAGCCATTTTTGGAATGGATACAAAGTTAATCGTTATGCCTCTCCTAAAGTT GTGGCGTCGCATTAGTCACGGAGCCCCGACAGTAAAGGTTCCTTCATGGGAAGAACTGGATCCCTTGACTAAGCAGACGTGTGAGCAGTTTACAAGTTATCACATGGACAAGTGTATCAGGGATATAGTTCGAGATCGAAG gtGGAGGTTGAAAAATCTTCCTGCCGTATTTGCTGGAAAGGAACTTGTTGATTGGTTGTTGATGGTAGGCCTTGCAAGAGATCGAACGGATGCCGTTAAGTACGGTCGACAGTTGCTACAAGGCTGCATCATTCGTCACATAGATAATTTGCACCACTTCCACGACCAGCCTCTCTTTTACACATTCAAGACGACTGAAAGTCGTGCAGAGTGA